Proteins encoded within one genomic window of Halocatena marina:
- the ptsH1 gene encoding phosphocarrier protein HPr, with product MERVVTIVPEAGLHARPASRFVQTANEFECELRIGPADGSDDPVNARSMLAVTGLGVEHGERVSVIADGNDATAALDALEDVLSTEEAVG from the coding sequence ATGGAGCGAGTCGTCACGATCGTTCCGGAGGCGGGGCTCCACGCACGCCCTGCATCCCGGTTCGTTCAGACAGCGAATGAATTCGAATGTGAGCTTCGCATCGGACCAGCCGACGGAAGCGACGATCCCGTGAACGCCCGCAGTATGCTTGCGGTTACTGGACTCGGCGTAGAGCACGGTGAGAGGGTTAGCGTTATCGCCGACGGTAACGACGCAACTGCTGCGCTCGATGCCCTTGAAGACGTACTATCGACCGAAGAGGCAGTGGGATGA
- the ptsP gene encoding phosphoenolpyruvate--protein phosphotransferase, whose product MTTLSGTGVTPLAGVGTVQWYDPQVELSGVDASESIDPETELATFEQARDTARDELETERERTADRIGDAEAEVFEAHLGFLDDPQITEGVEETVEAGSTAQEAVAETFGSHIEQFESMEGRFAERAADLRDLRDRLLRILTDSDRVDLSELPDGTVLLAKDLAPSDTARLDPDAVAGIATVGGGRTSHSAIFARSLAIPAVVDVGEELSDIEDGTEVLVDGDAGTVVVDPESTPATEAATVEIRTEQVTTADGRAIEVAANVGTTDELAPAVERGADGVGLFRTEFLFLDRETPPTETEQYETYRAALDAFPTGRVVVRTLDAGGDKPIPYLDLPDEENPFLGARGIRLSLDENADLFETQLRALLRAGADGAGDLAVMFPMVATVAELDQVLTRVESVSDDLTSENIAHTVPELGVMIETPSAVFCAREFAERVQFLSIGTNDLTQYVMAASRGSEAVTDLHDPLHPAVLRAIDRTVREGHQGGAWVGVCGEMAGEPELTPLLVGLGVDELSMSAVTIPAVKAAVTAADSDATLIESVLASETREAVRDRLHLG is encoded by the coding sequence ATGACAACGCTTTCCGGTACCGGTGTAACGCCGCTGGCTGGGGTTGGTACCGTCCAGTGGTATGACCCGCAGGTTGAGCTCTCCGGTGTTGATGCGTCAGAATCGATCGACCCTGAAACAGAGCTAGCGACGTTTGAGCAAGCCCGGGACACTGCCCGCGATGAACTCGAAACCGAGCGCGAGCGAACAGCCGATCGAATCGGGGACGCCGAGGCAGAGGTGTTCGAAGCACACCTCGGATTCCTTGATGATCCACAGATCACTGAGGGTGTCGAGGAAACCGTCGAAGCAGGATCGACAGCTCAGGAAGCGGTTGCTGAGACGTTCGGATCTCACATTGAACAGTTCGAGAGCATGGAAGGCCGATTCGCCGAACGCGCCGCTGACCTCCGGGATCTGCGTGACCGCCTACTCCGAATACTAACAGACAGCGACCGAGTCGACCTATCGGAGTTGCCCGACGGAACAGTCCTGCTGGCCAAGGATCTCGCGCCCAGCGATACCGCTCGTCTCGATCCTGATGCTGTTGCTGGCATCGCCACGGTCGGGGGAGGCCGCACCTCACACTCTGCTATCTTTGCCCGTTCGCTTGCAATTCCTGCCGTCGTCGATGTCGGTGAAGAACTATCTGACATCGAGGACGGCACAGAGGTTCTTGTAGACGGCGACGCTGGTACGGTCGTCGTCGATCCAGAATCGACGCCCGCTACCGAAGCAGCTACTGTCGAGATCAGGACAGAGCAGGTGACGACTGCCGACGGTCGTGCTATTGAAGTTGCTGCGAACGTCGGTACAACTGATGAGTTGGCTCCGGCCGTCGAGCGCGGCGCAGACGGTGTCGGACTGTTTCGGACCGAATTTCTCTTTCTCGATCGTGAGACGCCACCGACCGAGACGGAACAGTACGAAACCTACCGTGCAGCGCTTGATGCGTTTCCCACTGGCCGCGTTGTTGTTCGGACGCTCGATGCTGGCGGTGATAAGCCAATCCCGTATCTTGACCTCCCTGACGAGGAAAATCCCTTTTTGGGCGCTCGCGGGATTCGGCTGTCACTTGATGAGAACGCCGATCTCTTCGAGACGCAACTGCGAGCACTGTTGCGAGCAGGTGCCGACGGTGCCGGCGATCTCGCGGTCATGTTCCCGATGGTAGCGACAGTGGCTGAGCTCGATCAGGTGCTCACCCGAGTCGAATCGGTCAGCGATGATCTCACGAGTGAGAACATTGCCCATACTGTTCCCGAGCTCGGAGTGATGATCGAAACACCGTCTGCGGTGTTCTGCGCGCGCGAATTCGCCGAACGTGTGCAGTTCTTGAGTATCGGCACAAACGACCTCACGCAGTACGTGATGGCGGCCAGCCGCGGATCCGAAGCCGTCACTGATCTCCACGATCCACTCCATCCAGCGGTGCTGCGGGCCATCGATCGGACAGTCCGTGAGGGTCATCAGGGTGGCGCGTGGGTTGGTGTCTGCGGTGAAATGGCTGGGGAGCCAGAACTGACGCCGCTCCTCGTGGGACTCGGAGTCGACGAACTCAGCATGAGTGCTGTAACAATTCCCGCGGTGAAAGCAGCAGTAACAGCGGCGGACTCGGACGCGACGCTTATCGAAAGCGTGCTTGCTAGCGAAACGCGTGAGGCAGTCCGCGACCGGCTACACCTTGGATAG